The Octadecabacter arcticus 238 genome contains a region encoding:
- the tnpC gene encoding IS66 family transposase has translation MDQVTALEQLLATALRRIAELEAALASMAQENADLRRQLAKNSSNSSKPPSSDGLKKPVPRSLRGKLGKKSGGQVGHRGDTLRQTATPDFVERHEAEACGTCQHGLTAGMIKAVERRQVYDIPVPRLEVTEHQAAIYCCGHCRATTTATFPDGVNAHVQYGKRIRAAAVYCNVQQLIPEDRVCQLLRDLFGATSLCAASVTNWVNGTARTLGGVVEHILARLNEGGVRHLDETGLRVAGKLHWLHSISDLAFTHYRISAKRGAVPSFLTGGTIVHDHWKSYYAHMSGVDAHALCGAHHLRELKAIEEIEKEPWACAMSVLRNSANQLKCAAQGRGETELPTSVHHGILTKYMAILTEGLAFHERQDPLARRTGARGRKARRPGHNLLVRLRDYRDDVLRFLTDFTVPFTNNQAERDLRMMKLRMKISGTFRTLEGAQVFADIRSVISTVRKHGGNILETLTLSPQQIIARL, from the coding sequence ATGGACCAAGTTACTGCTCTTGAACAACTCCTCGCCACGGCTCTGCGCAGGATCGCCGAGTTGGAAGCCGCGTTGGCGAGCATGGCGCAAGAGAATGCGGATCTGCGGCGTCAGTTGGCCAAGAACAGCAGTAATAGTAGCAAGCCGCCTTCGAGTGATGGGTTGAAGAAGCCGGTACCGCGTAGCCTGCGTGGTAAGTTGGGTAAGAAAAGTGGTGGCCAAGTTGGCCACCGAGGCGACACCCTACGTCAGACAGCAACGCCTGACTTTGTGGAGCGACATGAGGCTGAGGCCTGTGGCACCTGTCAGCATGGCTTGACGGCTGGGATGATCAAGGCGGTGGAGAGGCGTCAGGTTTATGACATACCGGTGCCGCGTCTGGAGGTCACAGAGCATCAGGCAGCGATTTATTGTTGTGGCCATTGCCGAGCCACGACGACAGCCACCTTTCCCGATGGCGTGAATGCACACGTGCAATACGGTAAGCGCATTCGGGCGGCGGCGGTCTACTGCAATGTTCAGCAGCTGATCCCCGAGGATCGGGTCTGCCAACTCCTGCGTGATTTGTTTGGTGCCACCAGCCTATGCGCGGCCAGCGTGACCAACTGGGTGAACGGCACAGCGCGTACCTTGGGTGGCGTCGTCGAACACATTCTGGCCCGGCTCAATGAAGGCGGCGTTCGGCATCTGGATGAGACCGGACTTCGTGTTGCTGGTAAGCTGCACTGGCTGCACTCAATCAGCGATCTCGCCTTCACGCATTATCGCATCAGCGCCAAGCGCGGTGCTGTTCCATCCTTCCTGACCGGCGGGACAATTGTTCATGACCACTGGAAGTCCTATTACGCCCATATGAGTGGGGTGGACGCGCACGCCCTGTGCGGGGCGCATCATTTACGGGAACTCAAGGCCATCGAAGAAATCGAAAAGGAGCCGTGGGCGTGCGCGATGAGCGTGCTGCGCAACAGCGCCAATCAGCTCAAGTGCGCGGCTCAGGGGCGAGGCGAGACCGAACTCCCCACGTCGGTTCACCACGGCATCCTCACCAAATACATGGCAATCCTCACCGAGGGCCTCGCCTTCCATGAGCGACAAGACCCACTGGCTAGACGCACTGGTGCGCGAGGCCGAAAAGCCAGGCGGCCAGGCCATAACCTTCTGGTCCGCTTGCGCGACTACCGTGATGACGTCCTAAGGTTCCTTACGGACTTCACAGTTCCCTTCACCAACAATCAGGCCGAACGGGACCTGCGCATGATGAAGTTGCGCATGAAAATCTCGGGAACTTTCCGCACCCTCGAGGGCGCGCAGGTCTTCGCTGACATCAGATCCGTCATCTCGACGGTCAGAAAACACGGGGGCAATATCCTCGAAACACTCACCCTATCACCACAACAGATCATCGCTCGGCTCTAA
- a CDS encoding YciI family protein gives MCLIYADPAVGPQPGTEAFGPFMHGYQAFTEAVTKDGKMLHADALQGVETATSVSVRGGKTEIMDGPFAETKEHLGGYYLLECENLDEAVKYAAQIPTAEHGRIEVRPVMVWDS, from the coding sequence ATGTGTCTTATCTACGCTGATCCCGCTGTTGGCCCGCAACCCGGGACCGAGGCGTTTGGGCCGTTCATGCACGGCTATCAGGCGTTCACGGAAGCTGTGACAAAGGATGGCAAGATGTTGCATGCCGATGCGCTGCAAGGCGTCGAGACAGCGACATCAGTATCTGTGCGTGGTGGGAAAACTGAAATTATGGATGGGCCATTTGCGGAAACCAAGGAACACTTGGGTGGCTACTATTTGTTGGAATGTGAGAATTTGGACGAGGCGGTGAAATACGCCGCACAAATCCCGACAGCAGAGCATGGTCGCATTGAAGTACGTCCGGTGATGGTCTGGGATAGTTGA
- a CDS encoding RNA polymerase sigma factor: MLPPRSLDRAIERCVREEWGRILASLVKRLGDFQLAEDCLQDAVLVAMNTWAVKGLPKSPAGWLISVAWRKAIDRIRRSANFASKQGEIAYLMELDRVAEDKVEGFGDERLKMIFTCCHPALEEKTRVALTLRTLGGLSTEEIAMAFLDNVDAMSARLTRAKKKISATGIPYRVPEPNELAERLSSVLKVIYLIFNKGIERGDLSGEAIRLGRIIFDFMPEEPEVAGLLALMLIHDARRAARLDMTGAFVPLDAQNRSRWNWTKIEEGVALLRLAWGRGRIGPFQLQAAIHAVHGQAADWDETDWPEIVALYEVLYRAQPSPVVRINQSVAVSYAISVARGLAMLDEVAAGGALDRYQPYWAARADFLGRLGEAQLAKKSFEHAIELSENEPEREFLRCKASQLAARLVKPTS, translated from the coding sequence ATGCTGCCCCCACGATCTTTAGACCGCGCGATTGAACGTTGTGTTCGTGAAGAGTGGGGGCGCATTTTGGCGTCGCTGGTAAAGCGCCTAGGCGACTTTCAACTGGCTGAGGATTGTTTGCAAGACGCGGTCCTTGTCGCGATGAATACTTGGGCGGTTAAAGGGTTACCTAAATCCCCAGCTGGTTGGTTGATTTCTGTCGCGTGGAGGAAGGCGATCGACCGGATACGGCGGTCCGCGAATTTCGCTTCAAAGCAGGGCGAGATCGCCTACTTGATGGAGCTAGATAGAGTCGCGGAGGACAAGGTAGAAGGATTTGGCGACGAACGGTTAAAAATGATTTTTACCTGTTGCCACCCTGCATTGGAGGAGAAGACCCGCGTTGCGCTGACTTTACGAACCCTGGGTGGACTGTCGACGGAAGAAATCGCAATGGCCTTCTTGGACAATGTGGATGCTATGTCGGCGCGTTTAACGCGGGCGAAAAAGAAGATTTCGGCGACGGGCATTCCCTACCGCGTGCCTGAGCCGAACGAGTTGGCGGAGCGATTGAGTTCAGTGTTGAAAGTGATTTATCTGATTTTCAACAAAGGTATTGAGCGTGGCGATCTGAGCGGCGAGGCTATCCGCTTGGGGCGAATCATCTTCGATTTTATGCCAGAGGAACCGGAAGTAGCAGGGCTGCTTGCGCTGATGTTGATTCATGATGCACGACGAGCGGCGCGGCTAGACATGACTGGAGCGTTTGTGCCGTTAGATGCGCAAAACCGATCACGATGGAATTGGACGAAGATCGAAGAAGGCGTGGCGTTGCTTAGGCTGGCTTGGGGGCGAGGACGGATCGGGCCGTTTCAATTGCAAGCGGCCATACATGCCGTACATGGGCAGGCGGCGGATTGGGATGAGACAGATTGGCCAGAGATCGTGGCTTTGTACGAAGTATTGTACCGCGCGCAGCCGTCGCCAGTGGTTCGTATCAATCAATCGGTTGCAGTGTCTTATGCAATATCGGTGGCGCGCGGTTTGGCAATGTTGGATGAGGTCGCTGCGGGTGGTGCGTTGGATCGTTATCAGCCTTACTGGGCTGCACGGGCAGATTTTCTGGGACGGTTGGGTGAGGCCCAATTGGCGAAGAAAAGTTTCGAACACGCAATTGAATTGTCTGAAAACGAGCCGGAGCGGGAGTTTTTACGCTGCAAGGCAAGCCAGTTAGCCGCAAGGCTTGTCAAACCTACCAGTTAA